TTTATTCCGTGTCTACAGATACACACTTTACGCACAAAGCCTGGCATGACGCGTCAGAGACCATCAAGAAAATCCAATTCCCAATGATAGGCGACCCGACAGGCAAAATTACCCGCAACTTCGGTGTGATGATCGAAGAAGAGGGTCTGGCGTTACGCGGTACTTTCGTCATTAACCCGGAAGGCGAAATCAAGGTGGTTGAAACCCATGATCTGGGTATTGGCCGCAGTGCCAAAGAGCTGGTTCGTAAAGTTCAGGCGGCTCAGTACATTGCCTCACATGACGGTGAAGTTTGTCCGGCTTCATGGCAGCCAGGTGAAGAGACACTTGCTCCGTCATTAGACCTGGTTGGTAAATTATAATCAGTCACGGTGTTCGGGCCGAGTTGGCCCGACTCTGTTAACCCGCAGCAAACTCACCCCTGGTGGTCGAAGAAAACGGTCTATTAGCGTAAATTTCGAGGATGTACAGAATGTTAGACAAGCAAATTAAAAGTCAGCTGCAAACCCATTTTGCTGCACTGACCGACCCAATTGAGCTGATTTTAGCGCTGGATGACAGTGACAAGTCAGCAGAGGTGGCGTCACTGGCACAGGAGTTAGCCTCGCTGAGTGACCTGATCACACTGGATCAGGCGCAAAGTAGTGAGCGCACACCCAGTATGACCATATACTCGCCGAAGCGGGACACTCGGATCGAGTTTGCTGGGGTACCCATGGGGCACGAATTTACCAGCCTGGTGCTGGCGCTGCTGCACAGCGGTGGCCACAAGGCAAAAGTGTCTGAACAGGAACTGGCGGTGATCCAGTCACTGCAAGATGAACTGCATTTTGAAATTTATATATCTTTAAGTTGCCAGACTTGTCCGCAAGTTGTGCAGGCGCTTAATCTGATGGCCGCGCACAACCCTAAGATTAAAGCGACTATGATTGACGGCGCACTGTTTCCTGACGAAGTTGCCCAGCGCAACGTGCTGGCGGTACCCAGTGTATTTTTAAATGGTGAGCTGTTTAGTCAGGGCGCCATCACATTGAGTGATGTACTTGCTAAGCTAGATAGCACGCTGAGTGAACAACAAGCCCAGGCGCTTGACCAAAAGTCGATATTCGACGTCTTGGTTGTTGGCGGCGGACCGGCAGGTGCTGCGGCAGCCATTTATTCGGCCCGTAAAGGTCTCAATACAGGTGTTGTGGCAGAGCGTTTTGGCGGTCAGGTCGCAGATACTATGAGTATTGAGAATTTTATTTCTGTGTCAGCCACGCAGGGACCCAAACTGGTTGCTCAGCTTGAAGAGCATGTGAACGATTATCAGGTAGACGTGATGAAAAACCAGCGTGCCAGTGGCTTGTCTGTGGGCAATAACCTTGAACTGACGCTGGAAAATGGTGCGACACTAAAGGCCAAATCTTTGGTGATAGCGACCGGTGCACGCTGGCGCACAATGAATGTTCCTGGCGAACAGGAGTATAAAGGGCGTGGTGTTGCATATTGCCCACATTGCGACGGGCCCTTGTTCAAAGGTAAATCTGTTGCGGTCATTGGTGGTGGCAACTCAGGTATCGAAGCGGCCATTGACCTGGCTAATCTGGTAGAGCATGTCACTGTGCTGGAGTTTGCTGATACGTTGAAAGCCGATGAAGTGTTAATTAAAAAGGCATACAGCCTGAGCAATGTGACCATTATTACGAATGCCCAGACGATCGAAGTGCGAGGGGATGGGCAGAAAGTCACCGGGCTGACCTATATTGACAGACAAAGTAACCAGCAACATCAGCTTGAACTTGCCGGGATATTTGTACAAATAGGTTTGATCCCCAATACTGAATGGCTTGAAGGCAGCGGTATGGCATTGACCCCATTTGGCGAAATTGCCATTGATGCAAAGGGAGCGACCAGTATGCCCGGTGTATTTGCCGCAGGTGATGTAACCACTGAGCCCTTTAAGCAAATTATTATTGCGATGGGCGGCGGGGCAACGGCCAGTCTGAGTGCATTTGATTATTTGATCAGACATCAGTCTGATTTGGCTGAAGAGGCGGCCTGAAGGGCGCAAAGGTAACCCAAATTACACCCAAGCCTGTACTCATCTGAGTACAGTTAAGCCACAACCGGATTTGCACTGGTTGTGGCTTTTTTGTCTCTGAGCTTTACAACCTTGAGGTTCGACTATACTTGCGGATGTACTTCTATGTGCTGACGATAGGTCACTTTGATTATTGGGCTTGCGCAGGTCGGACAGTATGCAGTAAAAGTGAGCACAGCACCTGAAGAACATGGTGATATAGCAAGGTATCAGTACAGTGCTATATCAGTCTGCATACGTATACAAGGCTGCAACAATGAAAACCTCAATCGCGTCTGGTGCCCCGCGAAATACCTTAGGTCTGGTTTTTTGCTCGTCACTGTTACTTGCGCTGGCTGGATGTGGGGTTGACTCCCCCAGTTCAAGTACGACTAACACTCCACCGACTCAATCAGATCCGCCACAGTCTGATCCACCTCAATCCGATGCGCCGACAACAAAAGGCTACAAGGTAGAACTGAGTACAACTCAGTCGATATCGGCTTATGAATTAAAACTCGACTTTAGCGTTGCGCCCAATGAAGGGTCAATGTCAATGAGTAACAGTTTTATTGTGTCTGACGGCACTTTGGTTGCCCTGGGCCCTGTATCGGCACAGGAAGGCAAATCTCTGCATTTTGGTGCACTTACTTATGGCAATAGTAGTGGTTTTACAGGTTCTGCTGAAGTGTTGACATTCGAAGTCAGTGTCGACTCAGGTACGACGCCTGAAGTGTCCAGCAGTAAAACACTTTGCATGAATCGACTGGCGCAACAAGTAAGTTGCAGCATTTCGGTCAGTGAACAGTGAGGGCGTTACAATGAAATATTTTTATATTATAGCGCTACTGAGTTTACTGAGTGCACCCGCTTTGGCCACTGAAGGGTCGACAGCAGGGGAAAACTATGACAAATCACTGGCTCGCCCA
The window above is part of the Pseudoalteromonas rubra genome. Proteins encoded here:
- the ahpF gene encoding alkyl hydroperoxide reductase subunit F, yielding MLDKQIKSQLQTHFAALTDPIELILALDDSDKSAEVASLAQELASLSDLITLDQAQSSERTPSMTIYSPKRDTRIEFAGVPMGHEFTSLVLALLHSGGHKAKVSEQELAVIQSLQDELHFEIYISLSCQTCPQVVQALNLMAAHNPKIKATMIDGALFPDEVAQRNVLAVPSVFLNGELFSQGAITLSDVLAKLDSTLSEQQAQALDQKSIFDVLVVGGGPAGAAAAIYSARKGLNTGVVAERFGGQVADTMSIENFISVSATQGPKLVAQLEEHVNDYQVDVMKNQRASGLSVGNNLELTLENGATLKAKSLVIATGARWRTMNVPGEQEYKGRGVAYCPHCDGPLFKGKSVAVIGGGNSGIEAAIDLANLVEHVTVLEFADTLKADEVLIKKAYSLSNVTIITNAQTIEVRGDGQKVTGLTYIDRQSNQQHQLELAGIFVQIGLIPNTEWLEGSGMALTPFGEIAIDAKGATSMPGVFAAGDVTTEPFKQIIIAMGGGATASLSAFDYLIRHQSDLAEEAA
- the ahpC gene encoding alkyl hydroperoxide reductase subunit C, whose amino-acid sequence is MTTSLINTQIQPFNATAFHHGEFVDVSEKDLLGKWSIVFFYPADFTFVCPTELGDLADHYAQLQEMGVEVYSVSTDTHFTHKAWHDASETIKKIQFPMIGDPTGKITRNFGVMIEEEGLALRGTFVINPEGEIKVVETHDLGIGRSAKELVRKVQAAQYIASHDGEVCPASWQPGEETLAPSLDLVGKL